The following proteins are co-located in the Poecile atricapillus isolate bPoeAtr1 chromosome 2, bPoeAtr1.hap1, whole genome shotgun sequence genome:
- the ICE1 gene encoding little elongation complex subunit 1 isoform X2, whose amino-acid sequence MLEKILPLEKCQEELGSLKAELEEKKSSLKIYRESQLECIKIKEEILNSDAVRRKLETKVKKLEEAATKHTKDFRELKTEKKRLEKELKKAQGKLDGVIKEKYRKFKHAETQSSGEGLATDIDKGRVKLLLEELWMCIDSATGKRENKKNDPVLASVWDKEWSDKRRLTVTEDTVQIHQKIRKCDGKTLPWCSSEENAVKQNSVTAMIIQTSTETFGDDCTEDGATEEDVHSDEDKTVEVGIQTGSTSDFSDQEQGDLGGNVMDILNWARPLPALLSPVQLSPLTTQDMLLGEVTDSSFEEDECSTSAVEDILQEDQVQSPSYNVISPGDECNRQSKSCEHDFAAEISLNLSWNEKSIHISPKMSSKEERDAERKQAEGATLITNMETNKDCLEENSEDMETENRELTGATAHESEDMEEQKGDGEDMDSEEGDSSADFMLQSFKPQNQIEKSSVVEQTEENVTLITAVDNEGTHGKYGELVNAEREKLVAQRETPIEASVLQSVTSLLSEECIVLQREDAEEKSDVLIENEVVENKSKNVIKLTNVAGAIEISAQSQCSEIKYDSEEILEKQHMQTKDEVNRECEQETVKVSSHYLPVSGAEEIRTLFSVFPKDEQLKIEDVNITRAPTIELAMKFNRESVLEVAELSELLHSAENVKSVDVKEGVYLQSKPHNEEDGSNLSQRTQRNLENILALTKTGHIIGAESSVAKCESSVLDFTEEKGEIKQSENLHNTLECGQSKPQNFRVFESLETEVKVNPEDCGGESSELLARGGTIESVLQSNPTSQEQLEKPLTQLLKTENVKCDEIERKLNKQSKELVTETCSSSLKWEKNVVKKNNISEIICQPTSEMDDGSGLAFSTQKDLEKCCINNEETNSPVQVGIVLESTRPPDTNFSLQKVVGFVKTNFTGKTAVSCTQENKGHTNSVMNGTFTCSSENLEEGAEILSVGKVNMAKELGCPERECVHKNEMKTSDKEQPVDKEPQASTKSQIMYANSYKNALLLQKLDCQESGCRTYTSRVRTDPSVTGSLTGGGESKELNSFEGSGENAIIKCKSDFDMSEQNNDCEEKDCSIEKVKYVKCSECVPMFRNKLRASRRIAVDALETGAIVDADYQVCELHSMMHPGNTFTVSHLKAGTVVDMNTHCEPNSSGDTADEWSSVTGEGYPEDSASWKRECILITSENTESTNELMLESNIAGCISHSEESLLKSGISKESPVMPNASKNRLPLCKMLNGFSENCRLAVKNSKLNTRMLALDSFLEENDSEKLQSNGEQSLLHRVDVGVSVIEEYNNNQICSACNTGESSTDVIRDSDRKKNSLKYLPNPDVRCSCQTVGQLSEPQRTVFEKLHMVESESCALKKSNKLRCKEQEPSEILTVSTKTAAQVMHTKLSKRLFQGKRKTKTLKVTQPVLANASTSVATKCSSEMINKIREEIGPPLPPLLLPLIATPPKTSCTVSPVTSSTDQSSLLSPLDDLISPLRKTPLLPLVSPLADTPKVKSALFSPPSPSEMAVGRRICSSPLKFCTSIPKHALPVPGRFPLLAAVSAGPGAPQENSVKILDTMYPELSARARTLNILKGNIQLNRCAFPDSQSLPGPVSQTGGFKAIASTSTAFVKAGSNMKSDSSKDEDKDMQNQQLFSRSSNRLEKRTLLQVSMPRSAKRLRLDSEPPRMEPSDTTAVRNTKNTISEMQEAFHGKSCEISDSSHSSNLEESLPIKKDPDCQKVSLALKKVAESCFDLLPVIKGHVYVGSISKIPVMRDEEREVVYEFGIKNKHLAESLLHVILKKLKAQKNATNYNFSQALCRVYAGICRQLGDLERARLFCYSLLKEDFPDSEKLILFITNVWSDIFVFQGAINKAMQLVVRQSASNEMLACLSAYLNWDQSSSLDAGVMISNLLSEMQSCTKVEFHLSEQYGEDLSEDAWQYIFALDLLCSHMKWEWTHDNVISKVLWPSMDNWIKKIKGHETVQSISDSVIALTLRLIGRLGQIGLKEGYLAAVKNVSSVIGLFVQHAKEEGVPWGVQLAAVYSLCDLGSSNPEGIVEAIHAWRANVLNNIPPAITNGIAEITSLCEMELN is encoded by the exons ACACTGTACAAATCCACCAAAAGATCAGGAAGTGTGATGGCAAAACACTACCTTGGTGTTCTTCAGAGGAAAATGCTGTAAAGCAAAATTCTGTAACAGCAATGATAATTCAAACAAGTACTGAGACTTTTGGAGATGATTGTACTGAGGATGGGGCTACTGAAGAAGATGTGCACAGTGATGAGGATAAAACTGTAGAGGTCGGCATACAGACAGGCAGCACTTCAGACTTCTCTGATCAGGAGCAGGGAGACCTAGGTGGAAATGTGATGGATATATTGAATTGGGCCAGACCTCTACCTGCTCTACTTTCTCCAGTACAGCTTTCAccactgactacacag GATATGTTGTTGGGAGAAGTCACAGATTCCAGTTTTGAAGAAGACGAATGCAGTACTTCTGCAGTGGAGGATATTTTACAAGAAGACCAAGTTCAGTCTCCAAGTTATAATGTAATCAGCCCTGGTGATGAGTGTAACAGACAGTCCAAATCATGTGAGCATGATTTTGCTGCAGAAATCTCACTTAATCTGAGTTGGAATGAAAAGAGCATTCATATCAGTCCAAAGATGTCAAGCAAGGAGGAGAGAGATGCTGAAAGAAAGCAAGCTGAAGGTGCTACTCTAATTACAAACATGGAAACTAACAAAGATTGTTTGGAGGAGAATTCTGAGGATATGGAAACTGAGAACAGAGAGCTAACTGGAGCAACAGCACATGAATCAGAAGACATGGAAGAACAGAAAGGAGATGGTGAGGACATGGACAGTGAAGAGGGAGATTCTTCTGCAGATTTTATGTTACAAAGTTTCAAGCCTCAGAATCAGATAGAAAAAAGTAGTGTGGTAGAGCAAACAGAGGAGAATGTAACCTTAATTACGGCTGTTGATAATGAGGGTACACATGGAAAATATGGTGAATTAGTGAatgcagaaagagagaaattagTAGCACAGAGAGAAACTCCAATAGAGGCATCTGTTCTGCAAAGTGTTACCTCTTTGCTATCTGAGGAATGCATTGTGCTTCAAAGAGAAGATGCTGAGGAAAAATCTGATGTGTTGATAGAAAATGAAGTGgttgaaaataaatcaaaaaatgTAATCAAATTAACTAATGTGGCTGGAGCTATTGAGATCTCTGCACAATCTCAGtgctctgaaataaaatatgacaGTGAAGAGATTCTGGAGAAACAACATATGCAAACAAAAGACGAAGTGAACAGAGAATGTGAACAAGAGACTGTTAAAGTCTCTAGCCATTACTTACCTGTATCTGGTGCTGAAGAAATCAGAACCTTATTTTCAGTCTTTCCAAAAGATGAACAGCTCAAAATTGAAGATGTTAATATAACCAGAGCTCCAACTATTGAACTAGCTATGAAATTTAACAGAGAAAGTGTTCTAGAAGTAGCTGAATTGTCAGAGCTACTCCATAgtgcagaaaatgtaaaatcagTAGATGTAAAGGAGGGGGTATATTTACAAAGCAAACCACATAATGAGGAAGATGGTAGTAATTTATCTCAACGGACTCAAAGAAACTTGGAAAATATACTTGCACTTACAAAGACAGGACACATTATTGGTGCAGAAAGCAGTGTAGCTAAGTGTGAATCCTCTGTGTTAGATTTTACAGAAGAGAAAGGTGAAATAAAACAATCTGAAAACTTACATAATACATTAGAATGTGGGCAATCCAAACCTCAAAACTTTAGAGTGTTTGAATCTCTAGAGACTGAAGTCAAAGTTAATCCAGAAGATTGCGGAGGGGAAAGCAGTGAGTTGTTAGCAAGAGGGGGTACTATTGAATCTGTCTTACAAAGTAATCCTACTTCTCAGGAACAGCTTGAAAAACCTCTGACTCAGCtcttgaaaactgaaaatgttaaatgtgatgaaatagaaaggaaattaaataaacaaagcaaGGAATTGGTGACTGAGACTTGTTCCAGTTCACTAAAGTGGGAAAAGAATgttgtgaagaaaaataatatttcagagaTCATTTGCCAGCCTACTTCAGAAATGGATGATGGAAGTGGTTTGGCTTTTTCTACTCAAAAAGACTTGGAAAAATGCTGCATAAATAATGAGGAAACTAATTCTCCTGTGCAAGTGGGAATTGTCTTGGAATCCACAAGACCCCCTGATACAAATTTCAGTCTTCAGAAAGTTGTTGGTTTTGTCAAAACTAATTTCACAGGAAAGACTGCTGTTTCCTGTACTCAGGAAAACAAGGGACATACAAATTCTGTTATGAATGGTACATTTACCTGTTCTTCAGAAAACTTAGAAGAGGGTGCTGAGATTCTGTCTGTTGGAAAAGTCAACATGGCCAAAGAACTGGGCTGCCCTGAGAGAGAATGCGTacacaaaaatgaaatgaaaacttcAGATAAGGAGCAGCCAGTAGATAAAGAACCTCAGGCATCTACTAAATCACAGATCATGTATGCAAACTCTTACAAGAATGCTCTTCTCCTCCAAAAGTTAGATTGCCAAGAATCAGGATGCAGGACTTATACATCGAGAGTTAGAACAGATCCTTCTGTAACTGGTTCACTAACAGGTGGGGGAGAAAGTAAAGAACTGAATAGTTTTGAGGGTTCTGGGGAAAATGCCATAATAAAGTGTAAAAGTGATTTTGACATGTCAGAGCAGAACAATGACTGTGAAGAGAAAGATTGTTCTATAGAAAAAGTTAAGTATGTGAAGTGTTCTGAATGTGTTCCAATGTTCAGAAACAAACTGAGAGCTTCCAGGAGAATTGCAGTGGATGCTCTGGAAACTGGCGCAATTGTTGATGCTGATTACCAAGTATGTGAGCTTCATTCAATGATGCATCCAGGAAATACTTTCACAGTTAGTCACCTAAAAGCAGGCACTGTAGTGGATATGAATACACACTGTGAACCAAACAGCTCTGGAGATACTGCAGATGAGTGGTCAAGTGTGACTGGGGAGGGTTATCCTGAAGACTCGGCCTCTTGGAAAAGGGAATGTATATTAATAACCTCTGAAAATACTGAGAGTACTAATGAGCTCATGCTGGAGTCTAACATAGCTGGATGCATTAGTCACAGTGAGGAAAGTCTCTTAAAATCTGGGATATCAAAAGAAAGCCCTGTGATGCCAAATGCTTCAAAAAATAGGTTACCACTATGCAAAATGTTAAATGGATTCTCAGAAAATTGCAGGCTGGCTGTAAAAAACAGTAAATTAAATACAAGAATGTTAGCACTTGACAGTTTCTTAGAAGAAAATGATTCTGAAAAGCTACAGTCAAATGGGGAACAAAGTCTGTTACACCGTGTTGATGTGGGGGTCTCAGTGATTGAAGAATATAATAATAATCAAATTTGCAGTGCTTGCAACACAGGAGAAAGCAGCACTGATGTTATCAGAGatagtgacagaaaaaaaaattcactcaAGTATCTTCCAAATCCAGATGTAAGGTGCAGTTGTCAAACAGTTGGGCAGCTTTCTGAACCACAACGGACGGTATTTGAGAAGTTACATATGGTGGAATCAGAGTCTTGTGCTCTCAAAAAGAGCAATAAATTGAGGTGTAAAGAGCAAGAACCATCTGAAATCTTGACTGTTTCTACCAAGACAGCTGCCCAAGTAATGCATACCAAGCTATCAAAGAGACTGTTTcaaggtaaaagaaaaacaaagactCTTAAAGTTACTCAGCCAGTTCTTGCAAATGCTAGTACTTCTGTGGCAACAAAATGCTCATCTGAGATGATAAATAAAATCAGGGAAGAGATAGGTCCTCCTCTGCCCCCCTTGCTACTGCCTCTGATTGCTACTCCTCCAAAAACTTCCTGTACTGTGTCCCCAGTAACATCTTCTACAGATCAATcctctttgctttctcctcttgaTGACCTGATATCCCCACTACGCAAaactcctcttcttcctctcgTGTCTCCATTAGCAGATACTCCAAAAGTAAAAtctgctcttttttctcctccctcacCCTCAGAAATGGCAGTAGGTAGAAGGATTTGCTCCTCACCTTTGAAATTTTGTACTTCCATTCCAAAGCATGCACTTCCCGTTCCAGGAAGATTTCCTCTCTTGGCAGCAGTTAGTGCTGGTCCAGGTGCTCCTCAGGAGAACTCTGTAAAAATATTGGACACTATGTATCCAGAGCTGTCTGCAAGGGCAAGGACACTAAACATTCTGAAAGGCAATATTCAGCTTAACCGATGCGCTTTTCCAGACAGCCAAAGTTTGCCAGGACCTGTATCTCAAACAGGTGGATTCAAAGCCATTGCATCTACATCAACTGCTTTTGTTAAAGCTGGGAGCAATATGAAATCTGATAGTAGCAAAGATGAAGACAAAGATATGCAAAATCAGCAATTGTTTTCAAGATCATCAAATCGCCTTGAAAAAAGGACACTATTGCAGGTATCTATGCCAAGAAGTGCCAAAAGACTGAGGCTGGACAGTGAACCGCCAAGGATGGAGCCCAGTGATACTACAGCTGTCAGAAATACTAAAAATACCATTTCTGAAATGCAGGAGGCTTTCCATGGTAAAAGCTGTGAAATCAGTGATTCATCACACAGCTCCAATTTAGAAGAATCACTACCAATAAAGAAGGATCCTGACTGCCAGAAAGTTTCTTTGGCATTAAAGAAAGTTGCTGAATCCTGTTTTGACTTGTTACCAGTTATTAAAGGTCATGTGTATGTTGGTAGTATCTCAAAGATTCCAGTAATGAGAGATGAAGAGAGAGAAGTTGTCTATGAATTTGGTATAAAAAATAAG CATTTAGCAGAGTCTTTGCTGCATGTTATTCTCAAAAAGCTGAAGGCTCAGAAGAATGCCACGAATTACAATTTCAGTCAGGCTCTTTGTCGAGTCTATGCAGGAATTTGTCGACAGTTGGGAGATTTGGAAAGAGCCCGTCTTTTCTGCTATAGCCTACTTAAAGAAG acTTTCCAGACTCAGagaaattgattttatttatcaCCAATGTATGGTCTGACATATTTGTCTTCCAAGGTGCAATTAACAAAGCTATGCAATTAGTTGTCAGACAGAGTGCAAGCAATGAGATGCTGGCCTGTTTAAGTGCTTATCTCAACTGGGACCAG AGTTCATCTTTAGATGCTGGTGTTATGATCTCAAACCTGCTTTCAGAAATGCAGTCATGTACAAAAGTAGAATTTCACTTGAGTGAGCAGTATGGAGAAGATCTCAGTGAAGACGCTTGGCAGTATATATTTGCTCTTGATCTACTCTGCTCTCACATGAAGTGGGAGTGGACACATGATAATGTTATAAG CAAAGTACTTTGGCCTTCTATGGATAACTGGATAAAGAAGATAAAGGGGCATGAAACAGTTCAATCCATTAGTGATAGTGTTATAGCATTGACACTCAGGCTAATTG gtcGATTAGGACAAATAGGTTTGAAGGAAGGCTATCTTGCTGCAGTGAAGAATGTTAGTTCAGTAATTGGACTGTTTGTACAGCATGCGAAAGAGGAAG GTGTTCCCTGGGGTGTGCAGCTGGCAGCCGTATATTCACTATGTGACTTGGGTTCAAGCAATCCAGAAGGTATTGTTGAGGCCATCCATGCTTGGAGAGCAAACGTTCTTAACAACATCCCTCCTGCTATCACAAATGGCATAGCTGAAATCACTTCTCTGTGTGAAATGGAGCTAAACTAA